A window of Campylobacter lari subsp. lari contains these coding sequences:
- a CDS encoding D-amino acid aminotransferase produces MQEMEVVFLNDEFVKASEAKVSIFDRGFIFGDGIYEVVPVVNAKIADKEEFWERFERSLAQIDLQIPYTKEEFENILEQLIIKNSLKEGGLYMQVTRGVASRNFALLKGLKPTIMAFAFECKVIEHEYAKNGVSVISTADLRWKRRDIKSISLLAQCLAKEEAIKAKVFEAFMVENALVTEASSSSAFIIKDKTLITKPFSNEILPGIRRKNILKFAKELDLKVDQRAFSMKEVYEADEVFISAATFLILGVIKADSKVINDGKVGFYTQKLREKYVEKIQKEVF; encoded by the coding sequence ATGCAAGAGATGGAAGTAGTATTTTTAAATGATGAGTTTGTAAAAGCTAGCGAAGCTAAAGTGAGTATTTTTGATAGAGGTTTTATCTTTGGAGATGGAATTTATGAAGTAGTTCCTGTGGTAAATGCAAAAATAGCTGATAAAGAAGAATTTTGGGAGCGTTTTGAGCGTAGTTTAGCCCAAATTGATCTACAAATTCCTTATACAAAAGAAGAATTTGAAAATATTTTAGAGCAATTAATCATTAAAAACTCTCTTAAAGAAGGTGGGCTTTATATGCAAGTTACTAGAGGGGTTGCTAGTAGAAATTTTGCTCTTTTGAAGGGATTAAAACCTACTATTATGGCTTTTGCTTTTGAATGCAAGGTGATTGAGCATGAGTATGCTAAAAATGGGGTAAGTGTTATTTCAACAGCTGATTTAAGATGGAAAAGAAGGGATATAAAATCAATTTCTTTATTGGCTCAATGTCTTGCAAAAGAAGAAGCTATAAAGGCTAAGGTTTTTGAAGCTTTTATGGTAGAAAATGCTTTAGTAACGGAAGCTTCTAGTAGTTCAGCTTTTATTATAAAAGATAAAACTTTAATTACTAAGCCATTTTCTAATGAAATCTTACCAGGAATTCGCCGTAAAAATATCTTGAAATTTGCCAAAGAACTTGATCTTAAAGTAGATCAAAGAGCTTTTAGTATGAAAGAAGTATATGAGGCTGATGAGGTATTTATTTCTGCGGCTACTTTTTTGATTTTAGGTGTTATAAAAGCAGATAGCAAGGTGATTAATGATGGTAAAGTAGGCTTTTATACCCAAAAACTAAGAGAAAAATATGTAGAAAAAATACAAAAAGAGGTTTTTTAA
- a CDS encoding glycosyl transferase family 90, translating to MADSRFMMNVKGIAKSFIPRKIYQNQLQNILKAILKLKNIDNIITRLNYYNLQNDFFDIKKFENYEKIGKFPFKKTSYAYDAYAISKYFNDDFLWIKGFGDISYNLKYPSIAKSRPVENGFNNIILKLDKNRHFDFIQDKNQFEDKKDLLFFRGAIYQPHRIKFFEKYFDNPRCDIAHVGGRKIQAEKWIKNLNFKISRAYQMQFKFLLSLEGNDVASNLKWAMKTNSLVLAPKMRYETWFMEGKLVPNEHFALINDDYENVEALLDYYLANPHRAKEIIQNAHAYIEQFLDEKIEFYIGILVLAKYFYYSNQLDLPKDIVDLFN from the coding sequence ATGGCAGATTCTAGATTTATGATGAATGTAAAAGGCATAGCTAAAAGTTTTATACCTAGAAAAATTTATCAAAATCAATTACAAAATATTTTAAAAGCAATTTTAAAACTAAAAAATATAGATAATATTATTACTCGCTTAAATTATTATAATCTGCAAAATGATTTTTTTGATATAAAAAAATTTGAAAATTATGAAAAAATAGGAAAATTTCCCTTTAAAAAAACTTCCTATGCTTATGATGCTTATGCAATTAGTAAATATTTTAATGATGATTTTTTATGGATTAAAGGCTTTGGAGATATTAGTTATAATCTTAAATATCCAAGTATAGCTAAATCAAGACCGGTTGAAAATGGTTTTAATAATATCATTTTAAAATTAGATAAAAACAGACATTTTGATTTTATACAGGATAAAAATCAATTTGAAGATAAAAAAGACTTGCTTTTTTTTAGAGGTGCGATTTATCAGCCTCATCGTATTAAATTTTTTGAAAAATATTTTGATAATCCTCGTTGTGATATTGCTCATGTTGGTGGTAGAAAAATTCAAGCCGAAAAATGGATTAAAAATTTAAATTTTAAAATCAGCAGAGCCTATCAAATGCAGTTTAAATTTTTACTTTCATTAGAAGGTAATGATGTAGCAAGCAACTTAAAGTGGGCAATGAAAACAAATTCTTTAGTTTTAGCCCCAAAAATGCGCTATGAAACTTGGTTTATGGAGGGAAAGTTAGTTCCAAATGAGCATTTTGCCTTAATTAATGATGATTATGAAAATGTAGAAGCTTTGCTTGATTATTATTTAGCTAATCCACATAGAGCAAAAGAAATCATTCAAAATGCCCATGCTTATATAGAGCAATTTTTAGATGAAAAGATAGAATTTTATATAGGAATTTTAGTTTTAGCTAAGTATTTTTATTATTCTAATCAGCTTGATTTGCCAAAAGATATTGTTGATTTATTTAATTAA
- the rsmH gene encoding 16S rRNA (cytosine(1402)-N(4))-methyltransferase RsmH: MQSPHIPVLLQEVLDAFDDFDSGDFLDCTLGYGGHSKALLQAHEKLRLIACDKDLEALNFSKEFLKKFQDRISFNHIGFKDILTQIPTQNLRGILADIGVSSLQLDKNDRGFSLNSDFLDMRMDQNNLLNAKEVVNSYSKEALEQIFKDYGDLAPVASMLTQKIINARSQKEITSAKELSQIIGNAKLKGRNVSLALLVFQALRIEVNNELGELKYLLENIEKAKLKDCKLAIISFHSLEDRIVKNTFKRWEKDCICDERAIKCECGKGHSLGKILSKKAISASKEEISYNSRSSCAKMRIFYFR; encoded by the coding sequence TTGCAAAGTCCACATATTCCTGTTTTACTGCAAGAAGTTTTAGATGCTTTTGATGATTTTGATAGTGGAGATTTTTTAGATTGCACTTTGGGTTATGGAGGGCATTCTAAGGCATTATTGCAAGCTCATGAGAAACTAAGATTAATTGCTTGCGATAAAGATTTAGAAGCTTTAAATTTTTCTAAAGAATTTTTAAAAAAATTTCAAGATAGGATAAGTTTTAATCATATAGGCTTTAAAGATATTTTAACTCAAATTCCAACGCAAAACTTAAGAGGAATTTTAGCTGATATTGGTGTATCTTCTTTGCAGCTTGATAAAAATGATAGAGGTTTTTCACTAAATTCTGATTTTTTAGATATGAGAATGGATCAAAATAACCTTTTAAATGCTAAAGAAGTGGTAAATTCTTACAGCAAGGAAGCTTTGGAGCAAATTTTTAAAGACTACGGAGATTTAGCGCCGGTTGCTTCAATGCTTACTCAAAAAATCATCAATGCAAGAAGTCAAAAAGAGATTACAAGTGCAAAAGAATTAAGTCAAATTATAGGAAATGCTAAGTTAAAAGGGCGCAATGTATCTTTAGCCTTGCTCGTATTTCAAGCTTTGCGTATAGAAGTAAATAATGAACTTGGCGAATTAAAATACTTGCTTGAAAACATAGAAAAAGCAAAATTAAAAGATTGTAAATTAGCTATTATTAGTTTTCATTCTTTGGAAGATAGGATAGTAAAAAATACTTTTAAAAGATGGGAAAAAGATTGTATTTGCGATGAAAGAGCCATAAAATGCGAATGTGGCAAAGGACATAGTCTTGGTAAAATTTTAAGTAAAAAAGCCATAAGTGCCTCCAAAGAAGAAATAAGCTATAATAGCAGATCAAGTTGTGCAAAAATGAGAATTTTTTATTTTAGGTAA
- a CDS encoding class II aldolase and adducin N-terminal domain-containing protein, whose product MNKENIISQIKILSTSMFKKNFFGICHGSVSAKLSQSSFIINKNDTFLNQLDEKSLSILKFAKDYSWDEASSDSEIHKSIYENIPEAKFICFACPTYTLSMSLNHDFITPQDYFGEIFLEEIRVYNPKNYEDWEDRSQTEIYRYMLEQKQNFVVVKGYGIFAYGRTSYELGKIVDLIENSCKIIHLAETNLS is encoded by the coding sequence ATGAATAAAGAAAATATCATTTCTCAAATCAAAATACTTTCTACTTCAATGTTTAAAAAAAATTTTTTTGGAATTTGTCATGGATCAGTTTCAGCAAAACTATCTCAAAGTTCTTTTATTATAAACAAAAACGACACTTTTTTAAATCAACTAGATGAAAAAAGTTTAAGTATTTTAAAATTTGCAAAAGATTATAGCTGGGATGAAGCAAGCAGCGATAGTGAAATCCATAAAAGTATATATGAAAATATACCTGAAGCTAAATTTATATGTTTTGCCTGCCCAACTTATACCTTATCTATGAGTTTAAACCATGATTTTATAACACCTCAAGATTATTTTGGTGAAATTTTTCTAGAAGAAATTCGAGTTTACAATCCTAAAAATTATGAAGATTGGGAGGATAGATCACAAACTGAAATTTATCGTTATATGTTAGAACAAAAACAAAATTTTGTTGTTGTAAAGGGTTATGGTATATTTGCCTATGGTAGAACAAGTTATGAATTAGGTAAGATTGTAGATTTAATTGAAAATTCTTGTAAAATTATCCATTTAGCGGAGACAAATTTATCATAA
- a CDS encoding peptidylprolyl isomerase, with product MLTWMQHHKKYLVVTIWISVIAFVGAGFVGWGSYDFNTDRSNSVAKVGDEKISYDEFNLKYSQLFGYYSQLNNGNYTQEQAQKDGLDTQAINELIQEKLLLSYAKTLGLNVSEEEIAYDLAHQKIFHNASGVFDKNLYYNLLARNNYTPKTYEKIIHDELLLKKINAILNLQIKPNELDMFGASFLMQDSLKVQAIKLDNKNITMDEKELKQTWEKNKELYKTQKSYELATYFLNPDIIKIDDKEIQAYYEENKNDYKDFTGKILSLEQSKDKVIKDLKLSKLKLKANESYVALRKNELNFDKNITISDADIYYPLENIQKAKENDFIKPFKFENGYMIAKVIKINPIQTMTFEQAKNEVSKLYIKEKTKALLEEKAKIALDNFQGIDIGTYSRDSSKNAKVGEMMSDTEFSEFLMHVFDSNKAKSYVLFDDKAIVYEITKQTLENKNKEEIYKFIIEQSAKQTKQALLKEELLKKLIELYPIQRYYKGNTN from the coding sequence ATGCTCACTTGGATGCAGCATCATAAAAAATACTTAGTTGTAACTATTTGGATTAGCGTTATTGCTTTTGTTGGAGCAGGTTTTGTTGGTTGGGGGAGTTATGATTTTAACACCGATAGGTCAAATTCTGTTGCAAAAGTAGGCGATGAAAAAATAAGTTATGATGAGTTTAATCTTAAATATTCTCAATTATTTGGCTATTATTCTCAGCTAAACAATGGCAATTACACACAAGAACAAGCACAAAAAGATGGCTTAGATACCCAAGCTATTAATGAACTTATACAAGAAAAACTACTACTTTCTTATGCTAAAACTTTAGGTTTAAATGTGAGTGAGGAAGAAATTGCTTATGATTTAGCACATCAAAAAATCTTTCATAATGCTTCAGGTGTTTTTGATAAAAATTTATACTATAATCTGCTTGCAAGAAACAACTATACACCAAAAACTTATGAAAAAATTATTCACGATGAGTTATTGCTTAAAAAAATCAATGCTATTTTAAATTTACAAATCAAACCAAATGAGCTTGATATGTTTGGTGCAAGTTTTTTAATGCAAGATAGTTTAAAAGTTCAAGCTATAAAACTTGATAATAAAAACATAACAATGGATGAAAAAGAGTTAAAACAAACTTGGGAGAAAAATAAAGAGCTTTACAAGACGCAAAAAAGTTATGAACTTGCAACTTATTTTTTAAACCCTGATATAATCAAAATTGACGATAAAGAAATCCAAGCTTACTATGAAGAAAATAAAAATGACTATAAAGATTTTACGGGGAAAATTCTAAGTCTAGAGCAAAGCAAAGATAAAGTTATAAAGGATTTAAAACTTTCTAAACTTAAACTTAAAGCCAATGAAAGCTATGTGGCGTTGAGAAAAAACGAGCTTAATTTTGATAAAAATATCACAATCAGCGATGCTGATATTTACTATCCTTTAGAAAATATACAAAAAGCTAAAGAAAATGATTTTATTAAGCCTTTTAAATTTGAAAACGGCTATATGATTGCAAAAGTTATAAAAATAAATCCTATACAAACTATGACTTTTGAGCAAGCTAAAAACGAAGTAAGTAAACTTTACATTAAAGAAAAAACTAAAGCCTTATTAGAAGAAAAAGCAAAAATCGCCCTAGATAATTTCCAAGGTATAGACATAGGTACTTATAGCCGTGACTCAAGCAAAAATGCAAAAGTGGGTGAAATGATGAGTGATACTGAATTTAGCGAGTTTTTGATGCATGTATTTGACTCAAATAAAGCTAAATCTTATGTATTATTTGATGATAAAGCAATAGTTTATGAGATCACAAAACAAACTTTAGAAAATAAAAACAAAGAAGAAATTTACAAATTTATCATAGAGCAAAGTGCTAAACAAACCAAACAAGCTTTACTTAAGGAAGAATTATTAAAAAAACTTATAGAATTATATCCAATTCAACGCTATTATAAAGGAAATACAAATTGA
- the ftsA gene encoding cell division protein FtsA has translation MNILGIDLGSIQTCAILAQKSEEGLKVIGFGKSKSNGIKKGAITNIELASKSIEEAVADAQMMSGVHYDKVIVSISGAYAKSVDSIGVVNIPNHEIGIKEIHRAVSTAKHTANIPSGYEIIHVLPYNFKVNDLEHVEDPLGMSGNRLEVSTHIVISQEVHIKNLKKAVELADLRVDNIVLSGYASSIACFDDSEKELGAILIDMGGAVCDMVIHAGNSIRYNECLQIGSVNITNDLSIALHTPPKEAEKLKLNYASLAQNENSIIQIPYMGDEKRKNEVSVEVISNVIYARIEETIIILAKMLSDNACANQAGAGIVLTGGMTKFAGLDKLASAYFDNKAVRIATAKKDTMDGFKEIFEDAENSCAIGLCLYGGGHFTPYELDSNEKLRYKGEPEFINKQIKQNLTIDEHEEENKDFEEIFQDQKEFEDEKAELTKIETKKDKKTNLMHKFWNKLINQF, from the coding sequence TTGAATATTTTAGGAATTGATTTAGGCTCAATACAAACTTGCGCCATATTAGCGCAAAAAAGCGAAGAAGGACTAAAAGTCATTGGTTTTGGAAAATCAAAATCAAATGGTATAAAAAAAGGAGCAATTACTAATATAGAACTTGCTTCAAAATCCATAGAAGAAGCAGTAGCTGATGCACAAATGATGTCAGGCGTGCATTATGATAAAGTAATTGTATCTATTTCAGGTGCTTATGCAAAAAGCGTAGATAGTATAGGTGTGGTTAATATACCAAATCACGAAATAGGCATTAAAGAAATTCACAGAGCAGTAAGTACAGCAAAACATACTGCAAATATACCTAGTGGATATGAAATCATTCATGTATTACCTTATAATTTTAAAGTAAATGATCTTGAGCATGTAGAAGACCCTTTGGGAATGAGTGGAAATCGTCTTGAAGTTTCTACGCATATTGTAATTTCACAAGAAGTGCATATTAAAAATCTAAAAAAAGCCGTGGAACTAGCTGATCTTAGAGTAGATAACATCGTTCTTTCAGGCTATGCTTCTTCTATTGCTTGCTTTGATGATAGCGAAAAAGAATTAGGTGCCATTTTAATCGATATGGGTGGAGCAGTTTGCGATATGGTCATTCATGCGGGCAATTCTATACGCTATAATGAATGCTTACAAATTGGATCAGTAAATATCACCAATGATTTATCCATAGCTTTACATACTCCACCAAAAGAAGCAGAAAAATTAAAACTAAATTACGCATCTTTAGCGCAAAATGAAAACTCAATTATACAAATTCCATACATGGGTGATGAAAAAAGAAAAAATGAAGTTTCGGTAGAAGTTATATCTAATGTAATTTATGCAAGAATTGAAGAAACTATTATTATTTTAGCTAAAATGCTAAGCGATAATGCTTGTGCAAATCAAGCAGGAGCAGGTATAGTATTAACAGGTGGAATGACAAAATTTGCAGGACTTGACAAGCTTGCTTCAGCTTATTTTGATAATAAAGCTGTTAGAATAGCGACTGCAAAAAAAGATACTATGGATGGTTTTAAAGAAATTTTTGAAGATGCAGAAAATAGCTGCGCTATAGGTCTTTGTTTATATGGTGGTGGACATTTTACTCCTTATGAATTAGATTCTAATGAGAAACTAAGATACAAAGGAGAGCCTGAATTTATCAATAAACAGATCAAACAAAATCTTACCATAGATGAACATGAAGAAGAAAATAAAGATTTTGAAGAAATTTTTCAAGATCAAAAAGAATTTGAAGACGAAAAAGCAGAATTAACAAAAATAGAAACAAAGAAAGATAAAAAGACGAATTTAATGCATAAATTTTGGAATAAACTAATAAACCAGTTCTAA
- the ftsZ gene encoding cell division protein FtsZ yields MSEYLVEEMQHTKGAKIKVIGCGGGGGNMIDHMVNMGLHDLDLISANTDAQAIAKSLAKTRIQLGEKKTKGLGAGMQPEIGAESARESFEEVKAALSQSDIVFISAGLGGGTGTGAAPVVAQAAKEVGALTVSVVTMPFAFEGKQRKKLAEAGLAELKKESDSIIVIQNEKLLSILPKKAGIKEAFKLVDDILARAVRGMVSILLEDGDINVDFADVRTVMSHRGLALMGVGHGEGENAIMDALSNAIESPLLDGMTMKGVKGVIIHYKIGPECSLIEISQATQSISDIADENAKVIFGATTDESMGDRVEVTIIATGFEDKAEIESAKEQEESKKNSYMNLRKASGGFDEEVISQLDVPAFLRRQMD; encoded by the coding sequence ATGAGCGAATATCTAGTGGAAGAAATGCAACACACAAAAGGTGCAAAAATAAAAGTCATAGGCTGCGGTGGTGGTGGTGGTAATATGATAGATCATATGGTAAATATGGGTTTACATGATCTTGATCTTATTTCAGCTAATACTGATGCACAAGCCATAGCTAAATCTTTAGCAAAAACTAGAATTCAACTAGGTGAGAAAAAAACCAAAGGCTTGGGTGCTGGAATGCAACCAGAAATTGGAGCAGAAAGCGCAAGAGAAAGTTTTGAAGAAGTAAAAGCGGCTTTAAGTCAGAGTGATATAGTATTTATTTCAGCAGGGCTTGGTGGTGGAACGGGTACAGGTGCAGCTCCTGTTGTAGCACAAGCTGCAAAAGAAGTAGGTGCACTAACCGTTTCAGTGGTGACTATGCCTTTTGCTTTTGAAGGAAAACAAAGAAAAAAATTAGCAGAAGCTGGTTTAGCTGAATTAAAAAAAGAAAGTGATTCTATCATTGTAATCCAAAACGAAAAGCTTCTTAGTATACTTCCAAAAAAAGCAGGTATAAAAGAAGCATTTAAACTAGTTGATGATATTTTAGCTAGAGCTGTTAGAGGTATGGTGTCTATCCTTTTAGAAGATGGTGATATTAATGTTGACTTTGCTGATGTTAGAACTGTTATGAGTCACAGAGGTTTAGCTTTAATGGGTGTGGGTCATGGAGAAGGTGAAAATGCCATTATGGATGCATTATCAAATGCTATAGAATCTCCATTATTAGACGGTATGACTATGAAAGGCGTTAAAGGCGTAATCATCCACTATAAAATTGGACCTGAATGCTCATTGATAGAAATTTCACAAGCTACTCAAAGCATTAGCGATATAGCAGATGAAAACGCAAAAGTAATCTTTGGTGCAACTACTGATGAGAGTATGGGTGATCGTGTTGAGGTTACTATCATTGCTACAGGTTTTGAAGATAAAGCCGAAATAGAAAGTGCCAAAGAACAAGAAGAAAGTAAAAAAAATAGTTATATGAATTTACGTAAAGCTAGCGGTGGATTTGATGAAGAAGTGATTTCTCAGCTTGATGTTCCTGCTTTCTTGCGTCGCCAAATGGATTAA
- a CDS encoding nicotinate phosphoribosyltransferase, with translation MNSSLLCDFYELSMAYAYFKQNMHKQIVYFEVFFRKAPDNASYAVFCGLEQIINHINHFSFSKDDIDFLKNTQKFDDDFLNYLSTLNFSGDILSVKEGECAFANTPLMIIKAPIVEALLLETFILLTLNHQCLIATKASRITQIAKEKLLLEFGSRRAHGESAALNGARAAFIGGFHASACTLAGKNFNIPISGTMSHAWVQMFDDELSAFRAYCQIYKDNISLLIDTYDYKKGIENAILVFNELDSENTMKNYSIRIDSGDLLKISKYIRKKLDLAGLRKCKIIASNALDEFIIEKLLKNKAPIDAFGIGEKLITSASSPIFGAVYKLVALEKNNQIIPKIKISASTSKTTLPHFKKLIRYYKNNKASFDILYTHDEGIKTYQGYTYKNLHELIFKDGKLIYRLPNLKNIQEYHKKSVDSLDLKLKKLQNPSIYKVKISKKLQNMQKTYLEKINLFL, from the coding sequence ATGAATTCTTCATTATTATGTGATTTTTACGAACTAAGTATGGCTTATGCTTATTTTAAACAAAATATGCATAAGCAGATTGTTTATTTTGAAGTTTTTTTTAGAAAAGCTCCTGATAATGCTTCTTATGCTGTTTTTTGTGGATTAGAACAAATCATAAATCATATTAATCATTTTTCTTTCTCTAAAGATGACATAGATTTTTTGAAAAATACTCAAAAATTTGATGATGATTTTTTAAACTACCTTTCAACTTTAAATTTTAGTGGAGATATACTAAGCGTTAAAGAAGGTGAATGTGCTTTTGCCAACACACCACTAATGATTATCAAAGCACCTATAGTAGAGGCTTTATTATTAGAAACTTTCATACTTTTAACTCTAAATCATCAATGCTTGATTGCTACTAAAGCTAGTAGAATTACTCAAATTGCAAAAGAAAAATTACTCTTAGAATTTGGCTCTCGCAGAGCTCATGGAGAAAGTGCAGCTTTAAATGGTGCTAGAGCTGCTTTTATAGGTGGTTTTCATGCAAGTGCTTGTACTTTAGCTGGGAAAAATTTTAATATTCCTATTAGTGGAACCATGTCTCATGCTTGGGTGCAAATGTTTGATGATGAGCTAAGTGCTTTTAGAGCATATTGTCAAATTTACAAAGATAATATAAGTCTTTTAATTGACACTTATGATTATAAAAAAGGTATTGAAAATGCTATTTTAGTTTTTAATGAATTAGACTCTGAAAACACTATGAAAAATTATTCCATTCGTATTGACTCAGGAGATTTACTTAAAATCTCTAAATATATTAGAAAAAAACTAGATCTTGCTGGCTTAAGAAAATGCAAAATCATAGCTAGCAATGCCTTAGATGAGTTCATCATAGAAAAATTGCTAAAAAATAAAGCTCCAATCGATGCTTTTGGTATTGGAGAAAAGCTTATTACTTCGGCAAGTTCACCTATTTTTGGAGCTGTTTATAAGCTTGTTGCATTAGAAAAAAATAATCAAATCATCCCTAAAATAAAAATCAGCGCAAGCACAAGCAAAACAACCTTACCGCATTTTAAAAAACTTATAAGGTATTATAAAAACAATAAAGCAAGTTTTGATATTTTATATACACATGATGAGGGTATCAAAACTTATCAAGGCTATACATATAAAAACTTACATGAGCTTATTTTTAAAGATGGGAAATTAATCTATAGACTTCCTAATTTGAAAAATATTCAAGAATATCATAAAAAAAGTGTTGATAGCTTGGATCTTAAACTAAAAAAACTTCAAAATCCAAGTATTTATAAAGTAAAAATTTCTAAAAAATTACAAAATATGCAAAAAACTTACTTAGAAAAAATTAATCTTTTTCTCTAA
- the ispG gene encoding flavodoxin-dependent (E)-4-hydroxy-3-methylbut-2-enyl-diphosphate synthase: MEYQRYKTRQIKVGDVLIGGDAPISVQSMLFTKTRDVEGCLEQLNRLYFAGANIVRLACLDMADARALKEIKAKSPLPLIVDIHFNHKLAVFCAEFIDGVRINPGNIGSKENIKEVVQACKQRKIPIRIGVNHGSIEKQFSDKYGYNIEAMLGSALYNIKLLEDLDFFDIKISMKTSDVQNTIKAYEALRPLCDYPFHLGVTEAGTKFHSTVKSSIALGNLLLKGIGDTMRVSMTGELEEEIRVARAILQDSGVQKSGVNIISCPTCGRIQSDLIKAIKIVEEKTKHIKEPLNISVMGCVVNALGEAKGADVAIAFGKNQGLVIRHGEVVAKLKEDELVDRFLLEVEDEVKLREKD; this comes from the coding sequence ATGGAATATCAAAGATACAAAACAAGACAAATAAAAGTAGGTGATGTTTTAATAGGCGGAGATGCTCCTATTTCTGTGCAATCCATGCTTTTTACTAAAACAAGGGATGTTGAAGGTTGTTTAGAACAGCTTAACAGACTTTATTTTGCTGGTGCAAATATAGTGCGTTTAGCCTGTTTGGATATGGCAGATGCAAGAGCTTTAAAAGAAATTAAAGCAAAAAGCCCCTTACCTTTAATAGTGGATATACATTTTAATCATAAGCTAGCAGTTTTTTGTGCTGAATTTATCGATGGGGTAAGAATTAATCCAGGAAATATAGGCTCAAAAGAAAATATCAAAGAAGTGGTGCAAGCTTGTAAACAAAGAAAAATTCCTATTAGAATAGGGGTAAATCATGGCTCTATAGAAAAGCAATTTAGCGATAAATATGGCTATAATATAGAAGCTATGCTTGGGAGTGCTTTGTATAATATAAAATTACTCGAAGATTTAGATTTTTTTGATATTAAAATTTCTATGAAAACTTCAGATGTGCAAAATACCATAAAAGCTTATGAGGCTCTAAGACCACTTTGTGATTATCCGTTTCATTTAGGGGTTACTGAGGCAGGGACTAAATTTCATAGCACGGTTAAAAGCTCGATTGCCTTAGGAAATTTGCTTTTAAAAGGTATAGGCGATACAATGAGAGTGTCTATGACAGGGGAACTTGAAGAAGAAATTCGTGTAGCAAGGGCTATTTTGCAAGATAGTGGAGTGCAAAAAAGTGGAGTAAATATCATCTCATGTCCAACTTGTGGAAGAATTCAAAGTGATTTGATTAAAGCGATTAAAATAGTAGAAGAAAAAACTAAGCATATAAAAGAGCCGCTAAATATAAGTGTTATGGGTTGTGTTGTAAATGCCTTGGGTGAGGCTAAGGGTGCTGATGTGGCGATTGCTTTTGGAAAAAATCAAGGTTTAGTTATAAGACATGGTGAAGTGGTAGCAAAATTAAAAGAAGATGAGCTTGTGGATAGATTTTTACTTGAAGTAGAAGATGAGGTAAAACTTAGAGAAAAAGATTAA